aACTAAATCTGTTAAACTCAGTTATTTAATGCCGTCTTGATTATAATAAAGATATCCTGAAGTTTTGCAAATCAATCTTAACTTAACATAGaaataaatttgttttaaaatatttctcaaATGAAAATGCACATTCTGAAAAAGCGGAAAATTGACTCTTAAAAAATCCAGATGTAGCCTGCAGAAAGTCACTGTGCATTTATAAGAAATACTAAATGGTAGCAGTGAGTTTAGGTCCTGCAGATTGTTACCAACACTGACATCCACTGGCTGAATGTTTAAATACAAGCTGAGGCTCAGTAGCTGCTTTTCCCAGCTCAGAAGACAGAAAGGATGTTGtgtgattttaaagtttttgacAGAGGTGTTTGGTTGGTGGCTGATCGAAACGTCCTGATCTGTTGATAAAGTTTTCACATCAAGGGATTTCAGTGAACACTTGTACATCACACAAGGGAAGTTTTATTTGTGGTATCTGTGGTTCCAGTTTTCAATAATTCCACCACTTTGAAAGAGAAATATATCTGAAGTTCTataagaaacaaagaaaataactgaaatttGAAATGATTTATGAGTAAAGCAGCTACAGTAGGAAGTGTCTCATTGTTGGCTTTCTGCTGCCAGCTGTACCCGTTTGCAAAGGAAGCACCTTCAGGTTTTGGCAAAGTTCCCTTAGCTGAACCACACGGCTGTGTTTCTGTGAAATCCTGCAcgcaaaattaacaaaaactgcaaaacatcTCACAGCGTCTCACTGTTTTGCATCTACAACCAAGACGGTACACGGCAAGACAAAGTTCTTTTAAGAACTGTTCATGCGTCATAAATAGAATGAAACCGTGTTTGTATAAATCGTTTTCCTTTGTTGGGGAGAATGGTTGTAGACAGATAATTGTGTAAAGGCCTGAAGTAAGctcaatatatatatttacacaacaactgcatgttttagtatggattatttgaaatttgatgagtgggatgtaaaatgtctccaattctggaatgatctATACAGAGTTACTTTCTACCGCTAAAAGTCAGGAAACAGTTGGTCATCAAAGCAATTCCTAGGCAGCCTCTAAGagtttactgttaaaaaaaagaatatatatatatataattttagtACTtagatttgtatttttctgatcatttaattttgaaaacctatatattatttattttgttgccgCTTATTTATTGCGGTGCTGGAGATGCtgtgcttcttgttgttttcataacagtgacaataaagaaaaTTTTTGAGCAAACGTGTTACTCTTGTGTTACTCCACTATTAAACAGAGTGAGTAATAACACTAGAAAAACGCTTTTACACAGCAGGTGGTGAATTAATTTCATTACATCACAGCAGAGGACAACGATGAGCTCATCCTCCCCCTCTGCTACAGGTGTGATGTAACATTACCGATGCGGAGGCGTCTCTTCCGTCCCGGAACAGTCTGTGGAAACTGCACGATGCTATAAGATCTGTGGTGAAGGTGCAGAAATCTGATCTCCAATCAGCTATTAACGGGAGTGGTTCTTTTTCTCAGTGATGCTGCGGGAGTTGCGTGCCTGCTATAGTAAACTGCGCATGTGTCAAGATAATACAGTGACGTTTTCGAAGAGACGCAGAAGAGCGAGATACTACAaggcgtttttttgttttgtggttattACGGAGTAGCAGCGTTTTAAATTTGTGGAtgggttcttttgtgaaatGGAGTTGCTCATTTTTTATGCTATTAGACATTTTGAGccataaaaatgagacagtaTTGTGTAGTTTCTTTGTAAACAGTATTTTGCTCTATAAGTACGAACTATggcagctgactctggtgaataAAGAGTCAAGGGTAATATTTCCCTCACTGTGTGATTACATGTACATGACAAGTAACATTGTTCAGATAAGGTGACTGTGAGCTGTAAAATGCTACTTTTCTGGCTCTGAGAGGAAAGAGCAGCGTACTTATTGGTATCGGGGGTGAATCATCTTGCCGTTTGACTGACTGTTGTATCTTGGACGACGCTACCATAGATATCTATGGCCGCTGCCTTGTAACGTACGTGACGCCGCAccacctccctcctctctcctccctttgTGCAGTTGACAGGCTCCTTCTCGGTTTGGACTGGAACACACAGAGGTACGTTGTGTATCTTCCATTGTAACGCAACACCGTTTGGGGTTTCTTCGCCGCACAGCTGTGACACTGACACGAGTGGGTGCGTTGTTACCTCTGAAACACGCAGCTGTCCGTCTCGTCCGTCCATTTTAGCCGTTAGGCCTGCTGCTTTTTTAATGACTGCTGTTAGCTCGGTGGCTAACGTCTGGCGGTGCGGTCATTTAGGCAGTGCACGGAGCAGTGGTCGCACTTACGAAGGTGGCAAGTGGTGAAGAAGTTAACCCTGCTCACGGTTTTACCCTCCTAACACCATGTGGGCTCCTTCACCGAGAACCGGCCGTTACTTTCCTTACCGGAGATACTTGTCCGCTGTCCACCTTGATAGCGAGCTAATGCTAATCTGTTAGCAGGTGAGGGCAGAAAGATGCTGCCTTCATAACCTCTTTGTCCGAGTCAGGTGGACGCAGTTTCACTTTACTTGTAAGAGTAGGCTTTTCAAATCCAGTGTTCTTCTTTCCTAAAGTTGAATGTTTGTTTAAGTGGGCAACAACTGAGGTGGTGCTGAAGGGCATGCATATATGCTAAGTGTCATTAATGGTCTACATCTTGCTGTGAATGTGTGACAGAACTTctattttacagttattttgaAGTGCAGGTGTTTCAGATAGGTTTCCCCAAGACACCTCAGTGACAAACCATTTAAGGTATTGGTTTCTCCCAGTCCCTACGTCCTCTACGGCCTTTGACATTTCTGCCTGGAGCCATGTGTGAAAGCCATAAAACCACTCAGGCACAGTGGGTGCACCTGCAGgcaggatgtgtctaaacattGGACAGGTCAGCGTGAATGGCTTAATGGGCAAGCTATTCCTGTGTGTTAGCAGGCCCTGTAAGGTTCATGTCATTAGTCCACTTTCTGTCCAAGTGGCCACAGTGCAGCCATGGTATCCTGCTGGATGTGGGCCTCAGAACATGCCGGAGATAGACCTGTGCTGGAGCTGATTTTGCACTATTACTCTTTCCGGGGAGAAGGAAGTGCTGTGTGCAGTGAAACATGTTTGAACAATCTAATACAGAGAAAATGCATTGCGGTAGATGTGTCTGTCATGTTCTAGTTGGAGTAAAAGGGTGAAGCTGTTTATTAAAGGTGAGGCTGCTTTTCCTCAGAGTGTTGGGGAGAACTGGAAAGGAATGTTGAACTACAGGAACAATATGATGTAGCTTTGATAACTGGTTGCTAAGTTTAAGCGTGTCTTAACTAGATATATACGgttaaatggtcgcattttgcgaccaaaatttgagcgagtgcgagtaaatttttcatctactcgcgcatgtgcgactagtaaatttgccgatttttaaaaaaaattactattgaatatttgttgttgcttacaaacttctgctccacacttcagcccagtagacagtaatgcgcaaatgagctggtttaaccGACATTAagtccaaaagaagaagaagaaaagagacgaacaccaaagaagaagaaggcgggccTATGTGTGTGAGCGGGGGACGAATGACGGTGAAGCCCTGATGTTTtccaaagcctttatttacgttcagccttattttgaacacaaattgacctttctgtccttcactcctttcttgtctccattccagctgcttataAGTTTAGACACACCCTTTGCTAAACAGCAAaagcgtggaaccgttttctttcgtctttaagtgaattttcggacttttcagcagcgccttcgtcatgtcaagaaacctttTCTTAGAGAATCACTTCATGTGCTGCTGaattggtcacaaaataaaagcccgtagcattaaaaatgcgtcttcaaaataaaagcctgaagggaacggttattttaacacaggCAAAACAAAGGCTagccaaaattgatgaactgatcaacaggaCTTTATAAGAataatttacacgtgattcggtataaatacataatgtgcacacgcataacacatgcctgtactcagcacaaggtcttttTTTATCACAGATTATATCCGCCGGAAATGAtgcatcaactgagcagccttggagtaCTGCgttttctgagtgcttttctggttATGTTGTGTCAAGTTCTGCACAATAATTtgtgaattgaaaacacaatttatgcatttattgtgcaagtatttatcagtaatacagtgaaaatgagaggaaatgtgaatatttactttgcatttACTTTActttggtaatttttttgctcacactcctaaaattttaagttgggggccactgtgctcctagggaaaaaaaaaatagtctggagccctgtatAGCCCACATATATCAGTATCGGTTTAtatcggaaattgagagttggacaatatcggcatattgGATATCCCTAAATACATCTCAATCAAAAGTGCTTTTCGGTGGATAAATAAGATCAGCTATTTTAATAGAATCCCACACAGTTTCTCCCTTATTTTACAATATTATTGAATGCAGATGTAGTTTTCCTGCATAACTTTTACATGTTCCATGTGTGGAATATTTGTAGTTCATGGAATCTGAAAATGTTAGCTGACAAAATGTATTTCCTAAGGTTGCTAGTCATTTGGTTAACCGTTCAAATTCTTGTTTTATCTACTATCAATATTCACATGTATGTTATCAACATCCCTGCGCAACTGCAGCGCCTCGATAACTGTTCTATTGAAAATGGTGCCGACTTCCATTGTAATAATGAAATGGGCATCACCCCTTGCACAACAGGCAAGTGTTCATGAAACCGAAGGACAAAGACTTGCTCACATACTTGAGAGCAGCGTGTCCAGAGGGTTAGCGAAGGGTCTGCCTCGTGCCCCAGTCTGTGGCCCTCATTGTCCTTTTGAAACTTGGCTTGATCCACTTAAACTTGAGTGTCAAATTTACGCTAGTTGTTCCCTGAAATGTAAAGTGGCTTTGAACAGAGTGGACAAGGTTGAAAGAATCACTACAAGCATTCATAATCCACTGGGAAAAACTTTGAATATTAGTTCTTTGGAATTCAAACACTGGAAATTAGCAGCTAACGCCAAATGTGGCACCTGCATACTAGTTGCTACTACTATGCTGGTTTGAAGAAATGTGACTGTCTACGTGTGAGAAATGCTGTATTCTTGTGTGTAGCTCCTGAAAGCCAATAACATCAagtttgtatctttttatgTGCGTCAATGACCTTCAGTTGCTCCTGCCTTCCTCTCTCAGCAGCATCACATCTGATCTGTCGCTCTGTTCTTCCGCTACAGTGTCGCTATGTTGTCCGTCCCTCTGTTGAGTTCTGGCTGTCCTAAAGCTGCTAAACAGAGGGAGGACAGCAGTGATATTATTTTTCAGAGActgttgtacatttttgtgcttTGACTTTCTCCTTTCTCCCTTCAGACTATGGCTGTACCTCCCACCTACGCTGACCTTGGAAAGTCTGCCAGGGATGTCTTTACTAAGGGATACGGTAAGCACCAAGTAGCCAGTCATACTTATTACAAGTTTTACAGCAGTATGGCGTAGAGAAAAAGggttaaatcacaataaaacaatGCCATTAATTGTAGTCTTAAGCAAGGACTGTGGTGTCCTGGAAGTTATtctaaaatgccaaatattttagaaaataatCCACTTTGGGTCATCATAGTAAAAGGTAATTGAAGGATATGAGTAGGCATACcatgaatataaataaaaaacagtttttaaatttttaacttTAAGCTTTAGCGTcttcatttgaattttttttttgttgttgcttcatAGACTAAGATCACTCCAGTAGAATAGGTTTCCACTTTTCTTTCGTCATCGTTTCTCACAcaaattttttttgccttttatcaCTGGAAGCAAGTTTTAATAGtttctcactctgtacaaggaGTTGacccatgtgtttttttttcatgactgaTGCTGATTATGAGTAATCACGGACACTCATGACTGATATTTGAAACCGAGATATattatttgcagtaaaaatgaatatCTTGGTGTGAAAATGTAGAATTCCACAAAGTccaatgcaattttttttcatcatgtgTCCTTCAGGCATATACAAACAGTTCTGTTAGTGGGACATTGCATTAGATTGGAGTGATGACTATAAAGGCAGTGTATCAGAGcaaaaagtgttgttttttttttaaattattttgtcagaaattgttaaaaaacaaaatgctgaatACCGATCTGATAATCGTCCAGGCAGATACTTGGTTGACCCCCTACTCATACACTGAAAGAACAATACTTTTTCATGTATTGTGCTGTGAATAATGTGATACAGCACTTTCCCTCAGTGTTTGTACAAATCCAGTCCCTGCACACAACACAACGTTAAGCAGTGTCATATAAAAGCGACTGATTCAAGCGAATTGGAGTCCTGAATATAGCTTACCACCAGATGAACACATGCTGTAGTATAGTACAAAGCCTGCAGTTAGGGAGGATGTCcttgtgctgtgtttgtgtatccACACAGCTGTGCTCTGATGGTTACTGAAGGATGTCCACTCGGTTTCTGGGGATTTCCCACTTCTTCCAGATTTATATGTACCACCAAGGCTGAATCACTGCAAGTTTAGCAGCGACCGTAATTAGTTACTGTGGGTTTAAGTGCAGGCTTAAGTTGTACTTGCATGGAATGTTTGTAGTCCACATCCTTCACAGAAAAGCCTTGGAACTCTTAAAAGTGTCCCAGAATAGTCTGTCAGTTTTGTAGAATGGAATAAATAGAAACAAGATTTTTGAATCGCTTTAAGAAGTTTTTAACCCTTTTATGGAGTGCAAACTGCAGTTTTATATTTCCTCAACAAAGATGGGTGAATAAAATGTCATGAAGGTTGAAAACAGTTACTCATAGGTCTGTGGTTCATGTGAAGCGTGGTTGGATGAATCGATGGATGGCTGTAACGCTGAACAGGGTCATAAATGGGGTCAGAATGTGTTCAACCGACCTTCTAGCTATTATTCATAACTGACAGCACTAATGCTCTTACAGGATCTACATCAGATCAATGCATGCTGTAAGTCAGTGGAATCTAAATACCTTTAAATGTACTCTGGAGGCTAATAAATGGGTATTTCACAGACTCTAATCAATGACTTCATTTAATAAGTTCTGAATTCTCAGAAGGGATTCTTAACATGTCTTAAGCTAGTGTTTGTAGAGTAGTGTGTTCTTGCTTTAATAATATGTTTTAGAGTGACtgtcatttgtatttttatctaGAAATCATTTTGATCCTTTATTAACTGGCTTCTTTCAGGCTTCGGGCTCATCAAGCTGGACTTGAAAACAAAGTCTGAGAATGGACTGGTAAGTTGTCGCCTGtcattgtcagattttcagagCTGCCACTTCAGACTCCAGCTGTTCTATCCTAGCTTAGGACACTCCTGGctgataattaaatattctgtAGGTCTTAACTTATGTCAGGGTTGGGGCAAATTGATGTCTTGACCATCGACagaaaagtaatgctaaatctAAAACCAAGAAAATGACAATCTGTCAACagaatttgatttaaaaaaaattagccCAAAATTAAAAGACTTCTTATTTTATTGATAAACACGAGTATTAGTCAGTTATCATGACACCATTGtctaaaatgttttgtaaaCATCTACTTCAAAGATATTCTGGTGCAAGACATTCACATGGTTGTGATTTTTATCAGGATTAAGTGTCCTGCTAGTTAACATGTCTGCATGGCTCTGATGCTGACCCTGTCATTTGCAGGAGTTCACCAGCACAGGCTCTGCCAACACCGAGACCAGCAAGGTCGCTGGATCATTGGAGACCAAATACAAGTGGACAGAGCATGGACTGACCTTCACAGAGAAGTGGAACACCGATAACACTCTGGGAACTGAGATCACCCTTGAGGACCAGGTGATGTGGCATGAGAGTGAccactgaaaatgtgttttataaaaGTAATCCATGCTAAAAAATGTGACTTCGGTTGCTGTTGGCAAAGGAATTTGTGAATTATGATCAATATCTATTTATCTAAAGACCTCCTGGTAGATCCTGTAATGTTTCTGAACCATAATATATGTTCCTTTCTCTGTATTCACTGTGACTTGTTGCTCAAATGGAGGATATGTTGCAGTTTGCTAGACTGTAATATCATTCTTACTTTTTCCACAGTTGACCAAGGGGCTAAAGCTTACATTCGATTCCTCCTTCTCACCAAACACTGGGTAAGAGCAGCTAAATGGGGATAATTCTGAAAAACGGTTTTCTGTTAGTATTACAACCACTTGTAAAGCTATAGTGAATATGTATGAAAAACTCACTACTGAATGAGAATTTTATGTCTTAAGCCAGTGTCAGGTAGCAGTTTGTCCAGAAACTTTTGATGAAAACTGTCCATTGGCTTCATTAAACCTTCCCTGGGTCAAATATGGTCTTTACGACTGTGAGTGGGTTTGTCTACTGGTTTCCTATGAGGGAAAGACATCAACAGAGGCTAGTGAAGGAGACTAAAAGATCCTGTTTTATTGTGTAGCTAAAACAATGGAAGAATCCATTTTAACCGATGACATGTATAGAGGTTACATAGCGACAGCATTTACTATTCCAGTAATATGAGTCTGTTTAAATCAGTGCATTAGTAAGTAACACAGCAGTTTTACATCTAGTCATTACTCTTTAGGTAGCTCGCTGAGTTAGCTGATTTGCTAAGAGAATTTACGCACCTTGATAGACATTTTTTCAGAGAGAAATAGTTTTGAGCCCCGCTTTTCTATAATCCACATTTCTTTCAGTTCAGTGTCATAGCAGTTTGATGTTTCTTGCTGAGCGATGACATTAACACCCTGTTTTCTCTCCCCGACATCCTGCCAGTAAGAAGAGCGGCAAGATCAAGACGGGCTACAAGTGTGATCACGTCAACCTTGGCTGCGACGTTCACTACGACATCAATGGTACGGCCATCCATGGCGCAGGAGTGGTGGGCTACGAGGGCTGGTTGGCCGGCTACCAGATGACCTTTGAAGCTGGCAGGAA
This genomic stretch from Acanthochromis polyacanthus isolate Apoly-LR-REF ecotype Palm Island chromosome 17, KAUST_Apoly_ChrSc, whole genome shotgun sequence harbors:
- the vdac1 gene encoding voltage-dependent anion-selective channel protein 1, whose protein sequence is MAVPPTYADLGKSARDVFTKGYGFGLIKLDLKTKSENGLEFTSTGSANTETSKVAGSLETKYKWTEHGLTFTEKWNTDNTLGTEITLEDQLTKGLKLTFDSSFSPNTGKKSGKIKTGYKCDHVNLGCDVHYDINGTAIHGAGVVGYEGWLAGYQMTFEAGRNKITQSNFAVGYMTDEFQLHTNVNDGTEFGGSIYQKVNDQLETAVNLAWTAGNSNTRFGIAAKYQIDPDASFSAKVNNSSLVGLGYTQTLKPGIKLTLSALLDGKNINAGGHKLGLGLEFQA